The DNA sequence AAATTCAGAACGCACCTACCGGAGGGAAAAAGGTCACCACCAATAAGGTGTATTACCAATtccagtaagtacctaataattattttaattttaagtaggtttagctacttgcataattaaatgtaaaaaatactggctaactcacttatcaacgtccaacccaaaccctggatctagaaagctgaacttatacttggacttcgaaattccctctttttatggagacaagaacgtggatgtattttatattaccaTGGGATGAGAATTCTGCGATTTAGAAGAAGCCATTGGCATAAGCTGGCTAGCATAACCTGAACTGATTTAtaagtgttcaatttattttcttccatctacatcgctcgattttaatgaaaatttgcactttaaaggtgaatatttcgcaaacaaatcactgaatcgaaaaaatcggttttgcaaccccctaaaaggttataaaagacctatccaacgataccccacactatagggttggatgagaaaaaaaaaccggccaagagcgtgtcggacacgcccaaaatagggttccgtagctattacgaaaaaaattaagtaatatttatcttaggatttcttattttataggaatcttccaagtttaggtatattttataccttaggctgctatttataatataataataattctcacgcaaacttagccgttatagttttccttgaaagtttgatatacttactaccatcctgaattttttttaatttttccacccaccgctttagattttagaggggggggacgctcgatttgaatgaaaatttgcactttaaagttgaatatctcgcaaacagatcactgaatcgaaaaatcgtcttagcagacccctagacctatccaacgataccccatactatagggttaatgagtcctaaaaaaattttttttttttaatttctaattatatcattttgtcggcatagtttacctatatatccgtgcaaaattacagctttctagctttgatagtccctgagcaaagccacggacggacagacagacagacagacatggcgaaactataagggttccgtttttgccattttggctccaaaaccctagaaatcacccccactttacgtctatgggaggtaccctaaaaaaaatttttttttaatttttaattgtaccattttgtcggcatagtttacatatacatccgtgcaaaattacaactttctagcattgatagtccctaagcaaagccgcggacggacagacagacagacagacatacagacatggcgaaactataagggttccttttttgccattttggctccggaaccctaaaaaactggatggccaagtagttagagaacctgactacgacgcttgaggtcccgggttcgattcccggccggagcagatatttgtatgaataatacgaatgttacctctcgggtcttggacgtttaatataatatttaagtatatttatttatatactcgtaggtttatattcgttgcctagtacccatagtttgggactaggtcattcGTCATCAAATGTAATACCAAGGTGTGAGTTtgacataatatattattatggaaCAATAAAATCCCCTTTttgataataaacaaaaaatagcaAATTAGGATTTGGCCCTACATTATCCCATTGGTTCGTTCTTAGTTCAAGTTCACTTAAAGCGCACTTTATGGTTATGCAAGTTATGAATAAGGTAACTGATAATGTTGATTCATCccaattcattttatttatcataaacATTAAGAAGAAACGGAAATATCTAATTTCACTGACAGATTAGATTAGCTAAGTTTTTGCAGATAAGTAAAGTACCTCAAATCAAGATGCGTCATAAAGATCTCGTTCGATGAGACAATCAACTAAGCAATACTGATTAAGAATCATTCGAATTTAATgatttatacgagtatatcaataaaaaaagtataagtaaataagtacctGCGTTAGTCCGCGAGTGCAACGAGATTGTATACTTTcaccattttatttaaaattcacttTACTCCGTTATGTATTCACAAGGTTTAATCTTAATCATCGCTTAgaaaatttacctacttatttgacTTTGACACTTTGTATTGGACACATTTAAGAATTTTCATATTGAATTAcagacaataataaatatttgatcaGTGGGTAGTTTCTGATTTCTATATCACAAATATATCaagatacctacataaaaaacgGTTACCCGAAATAAAATTTGGTTACATTTATTACTATTTGATTAGAAATAGCACACTTTGCTCATGTACGTACAAAGCCAAAAGTCCTTTTTTTTTCGGAGTCATAGATATGTCTCCCATTCTAAGTTTTAACGAGCTAAGTACCGGCAACACTGGTAGTTTGTTAGCAAAATATTTTCGTGCAAATATTATCCATTTGAATTTGGAGGGTATGGTATGGAGACAAGCTTCtcgttttaattaatgtatttcGCAAGGTAACAACGTTAAACGCTAACCTTAGTTGCGAGCTACTTAATATAAACATCTTGGAACCGTAACAGCGTTATGCGTTTTGCGTACTATtaatatacgtcccaatgccgGCCATAGACATCATTTCTTTCACCAAAAATTAGCAAAACGTTCGAAATGAATTTCGCATATAATCAGCCGGAATAcgccactgctgaacaaagacctccgccttagaatgccacagtgaacgacaactcgccacttgtactACCGGTTTCCAGCAATTtttacgatgtcgtcagtccacctggtgcaaggcctgccaatgcttcgtcttccgatccgtggtcgccactcgaggacttttctcccctaaCGGTTATCTGTACGGTCGTATAAGTCCAGGCTCAAATCCAAATCAAATACTTGAGAGGTCGTAGTTCAAATCAATTTCTCTATGCATACTTATTACGAGCTTGGTAACCGTATGAACGAAAATAAGTTTTCCATCGGTTTCTTGTCACAAATCTATGTGAAAGAACAATGTTATTCCCAATAACGAGTAAATCAATAGACAATATATCTTTAAGGTACAGCAAGGAAGTAACGCTCGCTTGTTGTCAACAGGTACAGGtacaatgaaacaataatttctatgaaacgTTTACATCAATACTGAATTCTCATTTATTGAAACCTACACATACTTAAGTTTACTGCAATACATATGGCataattacaaaatacataatgaCAAAATTCTTAAGTAATCTTTACAACTGTCATCGTTATGAACATAGTGCTAGTGTTTTAAGATTTGCTAACGAAATTTTCGTTCTTATCAGACTTTATCTTCCACAATGCCATCTATTTCGTTCGTCTTCCCTTGAGGCACTTCGTTCGTGACTATGTCTAAGGACCCATTCTTACTTAGCCCACAAATGGAGAAAACAGTGTTCCCACTACCACCATGTTTTTTAAGACAGTACATAACTATAATAAGAATAGTGAGACACAACACTATAGCTCCAACTATGATAGGAGCACTTTGATCCATATCGCCGTCGTCTATTTTAGCTAGTTTAACGTTCTCTTCTCTAAGGAAATCTTGTAGAGCTGAGAAGTATTCCAATATGCCTTTTGTTGACAATTCAGTTTCACCTGTCATCGTCTGGAGTACGGTTCTCCAGTCTTCACTTGCCCCCAAGGACATGCCATCACTGCAAATtgaaacaaaatgtaaaaactAAGGATTAAAAGTGTCTATTTTAGATCGCAGAGTTCATCCAATTTGGAATTGACTAGGTAGCTACTTTTGTCCTTACTTTCATTacttagtacctgggcgaccgagctttactcgagctaaaactcgataataaacgttttcccagagataagaccaagctagatcgatttgtcatccccaaaaacctccacataccaaatttcatcgaaatcgttggagatattataaatgcgaacctaattatgtctgtctgtgcatCTGTTTGCGTTtctctgtttttttgtttgttaatatTTTGATGCTAAAACCGTTCCGATTTGGTTGAATTGTGGTGGGTAGTTTGAACCCCTGGAAAGGACACaagatagcttttatcccagaaaatttaTTAGCTCCCGCGGTCACGGATAAACGAGTTATTgccagagtcgcgggcaacagctttcTGACAATAAAAACTGCCAacgatagatatttttttcaaaatgttacaaattgACTTTTACACGACAATCATGctgaacatatttttttaatgaaatagaaGTAACTTCAGAGATAGAGCACGAAACTCAATAAATTGGCTTTGAAGTAAATAGTACTTAGATTGtagtttaagtacctatatcagtGAGTAAATATTAACATAAAATCCGATACACTAAAAAACCTAGcccaaaactaagcaaagcttgacTATAGGTACCTAGTTGCGGAGAAAGAAATACTATTAATATAACCATAAATAAGTAGAACATCAAAACtcaaatacaaatgtttgtactCATCACAAAAGCGCACTCTTACCTACAAGGCCGGCAATGCACTTATGACTCTtctagtgttgcaggtgtccatgggcgacggtaatcgcttaccatccggcgatccgtttgctcgtttggcccccatttcataaaaaaaaacgtctgCTCGTACCAGACTTCTTACCCGGAATTTCCATGTATATATAGTCAGGGCCACTAATCACTTAGGTTATCTGATCGTCCGTTAGATGTCGTATCTCATCAACCATTGTGCTAATTTTCCTCCTGCTCTAACAACTTCCTTACCTTAGCAGTTTTCCCGCTTCCTTCTGCCCATAGATTGAGCACTCATGTAGTGGCCCCGTGTGATTTGTCTTCATGCATAAAGACAGCAGGATTTGGAACTCCAATACGTGAGACACCAAGTAACTAGGGTAAGAGAAAGTACGTtgaagtttttgttttactgtAGGTCATGAGGTATTGGTGTAAGTATGTTCGATTTGTAGAACTGTGTTGTGTGGAGATATATTTTATGGGACATTATTTGTTGGCCACTGGCTGAGACAAAGCTTCCTTATtgcctttgttttttttgttttttttttcttattaaaatcTACTAATActgcgatagtctaaaatattgagtttttttttcagaattatttaattttgggtTCTCCTtgctcagaatcacgagcactattaaTTTGGACGGAGAAAAAAGTGTCCATATTTTTTTggtcagttttgtgactttttcgTACAGTTAATTATGGGTCGTTACGAAAtggacacaatttttttatggaaaattcgggatctttttttcttcgtcaaaagcaatagtgctcgtgattctgagtaaggaggACCCAGAAtgacctaattctgaaaaacaaaaaattttgcaccatttaaagtaaaaatgcccagGTATCTATGTGATATTATGACTTACGTTATATACTGCACATGAGAAACTACGTGGTACTTCGCAGCAGGGTCTAAATCACTCTCGTTGCGGGGGACCGGTGCGGACACACCAGTTTCCTTCATTCTGTAAATATAAGTTTCTGATCATTTACTGTCTTGTTATGTAACATTCTTATCAGATTTGCACCGTGAAGAATAcaggtaagtaggtactcagTTCTATCATCTCTAACAAAAACCGCCAAAGAATACCTACAGTTACAAAGTAAGTACTTGGAGTTTTAAACATTGTTgtttataatgtttataattCCCTCTTATAAACACTTGTATAATACAGACGCACATCGCATTAGACGGGGATTATTACTGAAGTGCGCACACGCTTGTGCGAAGTATAAACACTttactcattaaaaaaaagatagtgtagtaaaaatataagtatattatatttcacactagcttttgccggcttcgctcgcgcagaattagtatgtagtttttttttttaacccacaGGCATCATACGTtattccggaataaaaagtagcctgtatgttaatccagggtatattattacctgcatgccaaataaAGTTTGCATGAAAACccattcagtagtttttgcttgaaagagtaacaaacaccaTCCACCCATACAAAATTTCGCCTTttaagagtcgccagtacgctcgccgctgatcgcattttcatacaaaaatatggTTCTAATTTACAATCAAccaactgaaacaaaataaaactttgcgactataatgggagcagctcTTTTGATGTTTAcaattagttttcgttcatattcaatgtaacagaataaaatcacatcaaattaaatataatgacccggataactcacgtcttaaatcgagtttagctcgacatgtttcgggctaatccgtagcccttcgtcttcggagcaacgcgactcagcggctgctgcaacacgcgcaccgaACCGCACCGCGCGCgcgacgaagggctacggattagcccgaaacatgtcgagctaaactcgatttaagacgtgagttatccgggtcattatatttaatatgagtgagtctcacggtagtttcatgttcaaaatcacaTCAATTTTAAGTTTCGTATgggtatttattgttttttttttcgttacattttattttaacccaaACTAGTTATAAACTAGTTATAGCTGCTCCCATATAAgtagttgcaaagttgcgttttcatctgtagtgctgcttgtaaattagaacgaaactacgtttttatggggacgcgagcgtaCAGGGGACtcttaatattagtgggaactTCAATGATTCGCAGTTACGAatataacttaaatttaaattcgcagttaaaaatgtatgagaaACATTCTCGGTCTTccaataaaaaagaactaaaacatgCTCGCCTGCGACCTAAAGGCCCTAAAGGTAGGTCGCGGGTTcgaattgttttagttcattgatatggagctccgcaaagtaacgcctgactcAATTAATTATTCCAATAACTAGGTATACTGAGCGGCATAAAATCTGACCTTCCAATTTATGCAGTAATAGGCAATTTTATATGTagtgtgggccaaattttgtgccgctgtgtATATTATACTAATACATATAGATTTTAAGGATTACCATATTGACAACTATGGACAACTATACTGTCTTCGATAAATTAATTAGAATATGAAAAGGTTGTGAGAAAATACACATCCCATTTTTTTAGGCACCTCTTTCCAAGAGCCAGATTATGCCCTCCCTTACCTCAGATCCCACCAATGCTGGTTCCAATTTTCGATGCTGCTGTTCCCAAACACGTCCCACCTCCATTTATCCAGCACGTAAGCGTACGCCATTAAAGGGAACTTCTCTAGGGCGACCCACATAAGGTGATTTAAGGAAACCTGTGGGCCAGACTCAACGTTCATGAACATTAGAGTCTTTAAATGGTTTGGCGAGGTCAGTTGTACGGCGACGATGTCTGAGATTGCGTCGTGGAATGCTGGAAtagtaagtaaaattttcgaattaagaataaaaactctttaaaatgtataaaaggTGTCAACGCTTTGCCAGAAGAAGAGTTACAAAAGTCGTACTATGAAGTAGTTTTTAATAGCAGAAGTATGTTTTTCGATTAATCCTTTACGAGTATTATCATAATAGGTATTGAGCTACAGTAATTTACTAGTAACAGCTAAATAACGCTTGCAGgtgatttattttactttacaaTTCTGCTATGTTCAAACAACCATATCAACAGTTGAAATTCTAATTGATCTGAGTGCTATTTTATTAACGTTATATAATTAAAGTACCATAAATTGTTTACCAACATAGCTGTAGGTATAATAGTTCTGTTGTTAATATTATTAGCTGGACgtcattattatataaatttagtttattaattagaGAAAGCCTAAACACGTCAACTTGCAACATAAAGATGGTCTTGATATCTACATCCATTGCGAAGaggttattttagtttaattgccCATCAagcataaatacatacttaattgaATTGAACACAAGTGACGTTTAGATTTGTCACGTTACTTGGCTTTTTGAGTACTGCAGTTAATGGGCCCGGAGTTACCCGTTGCTTACCCGGGTTAGGACCATCTCGGTACAGCGGCGGAAGGTTCCGATAGTGCCTGAAGTATTGCACATGACCGAGCAGTCTCGCAGCTCTGGATAACCCCACAGCTACGTCTGTTATCTTCTCACCGCACCATTTTATCCTGAAAAGGTGTTTATTATGGTTGAATTTACTACTTAAATGTAAAATGTAACGCGGCtcttttaaaatcttttaaaataaatgttgatTTGACTTATAGTAACATACTTGCAGGTAAAATGCAGATTGCGTATAACAGGCGCCATGCTATTTAAAGTAAAACGGTGATATTAAGACACCATGGTTGAGACTAATCTAATCTATGTAAACCTATTTTGTATCACGCATACAACAAATGCAAACCAGAAGACGAAGCATTGATAGGCCTCCCACTTGCTGGACCGACGACATCATGAGACTTGCGGGCAagcagtggatgcaagtggcgtgcTGTCGTTtattgtgacgttctaagggggagcccTTTGTTCAGCACTGGATGTCTTCCCGCTGATGAAGATGATACAACAATTAATTTAGTACATCATATTCAATAAAAATGCTTACTTATAATTGGTCCCATCACACATATCGTGGCTGGAAGGTAGACAGTTAGCCGTCGCCATGGTCTCTTTGATATCCCGATAAGACTCGCTGGCACTTTCGAAACCAAGAGACTGATGAAAATCGTCGACGGCATCAAATAAATCTCTAGAATGTATGGACTCGTTGCCTAGAAGCTTTGGTCTTATTTGCTCTGGATACGCTGCTACTTTTGGATAAATGGATTGCCATTCTTGTGCCCAGAGGTTTCCTGAAATTTGTATGATAGTGCTTCACAGTGCTATTGCAACAATCATTTCAAGAGgcgtttaaaattatataaaaataataaggacAAAAAGCTAAATATTATTTCCACGTTATATTTCATTACTAATATTAACATTCTTAATTAAAtctatattatattacttaaaaGCAGACCTTACGCGTCGATCATCGTGAAGAATCGGTCATGCTTGATGTGCCTTTCATTTTCTATTGTTGCGTATTGCTCTAGGTGGGTGTGCCAGCTTACAAATAGGACGATATCTATTTAAAGAACAGGAGACAGCTTCCTTTTTGTCACGAATATAACGAGATAATAGAGGACAATCCAATACATGATGCTTTAGATGTTCATAATACATTCCTAATTATACATACACGAAGCTCCAAAATATAATTGATaaagaaaagtttttgtttatatCTAAATTATTGGCATACGTACCTAGAATATGTGCCGGTATATAGTTATCGCCGTTTGGCAgatcatttttataaaattccttcAACTTTGCTCTTACATAACTGTGCAGAAGATCGTACAACGGTTTTATTTCCTTCCATATTCTATCAACGCTTTCGACAAAGTTATTGTCCTCGAAAGCATATCGCCACATGTCCCCGGCGTCCGTAAAATTTTCTGATTCAGCCACTCTATTCATTCTGAGCACGTAATCTTTGAAAATAGGACGAATTTTCCTCCCTGTATTGTCTCTATACACTTTCCAGTAATAAGCTAGTTCTTTGGAGTCGTTACTTGTTTTGAAAATCGATATAACATCTGGAATGAGAAAAACTGTCAAATTAACTTagagtaattttttattgtcctTATTTTTTGATCATTTTAACAACGTGCTTTTTTGATATGGTATTAATGCGAGAAGGGCTTGGATATGATATTAAGAAGAATAATATACatgaaaaacttaaattgatTAACGAACTTAAGATTTAgcatgatttaataaaaaaataactgtctAAAATAGCTTGAACTTGTGCTACACTGGTCATCTTACATCACAGGATGGAAATTTTCTTCGTCAGGTTCTCATAAAAAGACCATTTACAatagtattataaaatttactgaAAATCAATTACAAAAGAGAACTTTTTCGTGTTTTTTACTTTTCCGTACTTTATATATCTACATTAACTGGAGACGATTTTGTccatgtacctactttttgacTGAACATAGCCCGCCTTCCAGTACGAGTGGAGCAGACTCCTCCAAATTTTCTCCGCTTAACTCGAAACGATCAacttcataaaaaattaaaaatacaattccATGCATTTGCAGTTcatggaagtctatgggggaggcctatggccaacagtggacgtcctatggctgatatgatgatgatgatgatgcatttGATCGTTGGAGTCTACAGTAGAAGGAGGGCGTAAAAGTGTGCTTCCATTGCCGATAAAATGCTAACTTataccgagtgtggcctgtaattaatgagcaaataattaaaacatatatcaTACCTactcatcaaactgaacaacagcgacttttaaaataattcgttttttaatgtttattacacttttaagtttatccgaagaagcaatgtaaaacaaaatgcttgatgtttatagcgtgacaggcgacgtcagttgtgttctaggatggcgtacattgatagcagtatttaatttgtatgaaaaaaggaaaattcaaagactcctttatttttaaaagtcgctgaactaatgctgttcagtttgacgaggacgatcatgttttaattttttcctcgtattacaggccacacccggtatgtatgtatacgcaaaagaaactactattaaatttcagacagtttaaaatattttcatgtagCCCAGGCATTAGATGCCAGATATATATAGAGCATTTCATATCAAACAAAATCTTTGTAAATATGGATTAAATAAAACCGgtaataataagtattagtaGTAAGAACATAACTTTCTTCAGGGATAGTGCAAACCCGCTCATCTTCCTACCATAATGTAAATATCGCGTATCTGCAATATGTGTATTATAGTTTCGCAAGGGATGGTTTTACCTACATATCCGTTTTATTCTAAAAAAATTAGAGTAAACTTTGGCAATGGCTAAATTTGACAGATTTGACGGAATTATTCAATGCCTTAGTTACGCGGATTTGCACTATCCTTGACGCTATgtttataatgtaataaatgaCTAACCACTCATAGTTCGTACCGAGTCCTCCGTACATATTGTCGCATTATAGGCACAAACCGAAACTCGACTCCAGATGCGCTGCATTGTGTCTATTTCTTCCCTTTGCTATAAGCATACAAATAACgcaattaatttcatttgaatttAATTGCTTACTGACTGAGAGAACCATCTGCTGAGATAACAGATTGTCTATACCTGAATTATCTAAAGCCAACCAAATCATTTATCATTCACGttagaatataaaaaataatttagcctattaattttatattaaaaatctcACAAAATGGGTCGCTCAACCACTACCaggtcattattatttattactattatttttatcggTATGTTATTGATATATTCTCACCTTGCTTTGAGGCATCTGAACGTTTGTTCCTCTTTCTTTAATGATTCGTATTTTCCTGGCAAGTTTTGGATCTTTTGCAATTTTTTCGTCATtcagatacttattttttaatacattccaatattgttttttaatttcatcttcTTCTGCTGCTATACTCACCTAGAATGGTTATGCAACAGAAATATgtaaatgcaataaaattaagTACGAGTATCAGTAAGTATCTATCTACGTTTGTACTAAAAATTAATGTTCACACTTGTCACATATTGTTAGAAAAAGCATGTTAATATGACACTGTCCTTAATAATTCAACGATGaattagcaataaaattaaCTGTATTACGAGGACAACATAAGCGACTTAATACtataagttaattaaattgttttaccattttatttttcttgatttcATCATTTATGTTCGTAACATAAGACCACAAGGCTTCTTGCGATGTTTTGCATACTTCTAAACTCAATGTATCCATACTCTCCATGAAACGATCAAGAGTCATATTCTCGCCCTCGATTTCGTGCAactgtgttttaaaattttcaacttCATCATTATTTTTCGTTATCACTGTATTAGGGTCTAGAACCGTTCTCATCGCGTCGTCTAAAAATTTCTTATCTTTTATTTCATCATTGTCAACTTCTTCGTGGCCACTATCATCACCGTCTTCTTCCAGAGTTTTGTTCGATTTCAGTATATTTTTCTCATCCGCTGACATTTCTGATGTCGGATTAGTAGGAAATTGAACGCTTATTGTCATTGGCACTACGAAGGCTACAATGCATGTTAATTGCTGTAACAATTGCATATATCAATGATTCCTGCTAACAATGAGCTCTAGGCGTGTATTAAGTCATGCGACCGTATCGGTAACATAACCTGCAGTTAGATGCATTATAAAGGACTACTGCTGTTAAGGACAGGATGTTGCATAACTCTTAGATATAATCAGGGGGAAGGACACTGATAACATGATATAAGACACAACGGGTCACGTCAATATAATTTAACAATAGGTCTTACATATTGAAATAATGGCCGCATCCTTTCGAGATACTGGAGTGACGACCTTCTGAGCTATTCGTCCTCATCTTACCATACAAATGTTTGTATTTGCATTAATTTTTATCTTTACATGTTTAAATAACTAATTTTGATTATTAATCTTTCATACATTgtataatatacttaaattaactctttattcaataaatgtttttaatatgtattacaaAGAATTCCGATACTATGTTAATGAaagaataaatcattttttatcaCATCATTGTCCGACAAATTGAATCTAAAATAGTCACTGATACCTAACTCGTATTTAACTAGGCTTTTAGTCATTAACACACGTCTTATTCAATGTCAACCATCATTAGAAGAATGCAATCTAACTTATTTTTGATAAACATACTATATAAGAACtggaaaatattttaagaacTTTAGAAAGACTTCTTGAAGTTTATGATTGAttatcacaaataaaataatgattataataCGCACATAGAACTGCATCGTGTAAGTAGTCAATCCAAAACGATATCATGAATTTCCAGCACGAAACATCACTACATTTTCTTATCATTCACCAGCGAACGTCGGGACA is a window from the Choristoneura fumiferana chromosome 13, NRCan_CFum_1, whole genome shotgun sequence genome containing:
- the LOC141433985 gene encoding angiotensin-converting enzyme-like, with the protein product MQFYQLTCIVAFVVPMTISVQFPTNPTSEMSADEKNILKSNKTLEEDGDDSGHEEVDNDEIKDKKFLDDAMRTVLDPNTVITKNNDEVENFKTQLHEIEGENMTLDRFMESMDTLSLEVCKTSQEALWSYVTNINDEIKKNKMVSIAAEEDEIKKQYWNVLKNKYLNDEKIAKDPKLARKIRIIKERGTNVQMPQSKQREEIDTMQRIWSRVSVCAYNATICTEDSVRTMSDVISIFKTSNDSKELAYYWKVYRDNTGRKIRPIFKDYVLRMNRVAESENFTDAGDMWRYAFEDNNFVESVDRIWKEIKPLYDLLHSYVRAKLKEFYKNDLPNGDNYIPAHILGNLWAQEWQSIYPKVAAYPEQIRPKLLGNESIHSRDLFDAVDDFHQSLGFESASESYRDIKETMATANCLPSSHDMCDGTNYKIKWCGEKITDVAVGLSRAARLLGHVQYFRHYRNLPPLYRDGPNPAFHDAISDIVAVQLTSPNHLKTLMFMNVESGPQVSLNHLMWVALEKFPLMAYAYVLDKWRWDVFGNSSIENWNQHWWDLRMKETGVSAPVPRNESDLDPAAKYHVVSHVQYITYLVSHVLEFQILLSLCMKTNHTGPLHECSIYGQKEAGKLLSDGMSLGASEDWRTVLQTMTGETELSTKGILEYFSALQDFLREENVKLAKIDDGDMDQSAPIIVGAIVLCLTILIIVMYCLKKHGGSGNTVFSICGLSKNGSLDIVTNEVPQGKTNEIDGIVEDKV